Proteins from one Cicer arietinum cultivar CDC Frontier isolate Library 1 chromosome 3, Cicar.CDCFrontier_v2.0, whole genome shotgun sequence genomic window:
- the LOC140919712 gene encoding uncharacterized protein: MESETASCNVGLKSIPEGVTTCVLYLSSPTQRKVGKGILHNTSGEVLHNIPIPAGHVKVSPTVAFEPTAPLPIPDNDGDMKFLSDAIGSYVAWPTHLVALEKKIPKDKSVTSPEKVQINKPPLQPKKGSKPQKLEVNRAAKLQRLEGNKAAKLAATKNLDRGKSVAAAAAPNKSQPRLGKYGACLDIHSKKGG, translated from the exons atggagagtgaaaccgcgagttgcaacgtcggtttgaaaagtattcccgag ggtgtcaccacatgtgtcctatacttatcctcgccgactcaacggaaggtgggaaaaggaatattgcacaatacttcgggagaagtattgcacaatattccgatccccgcgggccatgtcaaagtatcgcctacggttgctttcgaaccaactgcaccgttgcccataccggacaacgatggagatatgaagttcttaagcgacgctattggcagttacgtggcatggcccacacaccttgttgccctcgaaaaaaagattcccaaggacaaatcagttacatctcccgaaaag gtccaaataaataaaccacccctacagccaaaaaaaggcagcaaacctcaaaaattggaggttaatagggctgccaaactacaaaggctggagggtaataaagctgccaaacttgcagcaacaaaaaatctggatcggggaaaatcggtcgctgctgctgctgctcctaataaaagtcagccacgccttggtaaatacggggcgtgtcttgacatccactCAAAAAAAGGTGGTTAA